One genomic window of Desulfonauticus submarinus includes the following:
- the gcvPA gene encoding aminomethyl-transferring glycine dehydrogenase subunit GcvPA, translated as MPYIPHTPKQVEEMLATIGVKSIDDLFEVIPQNLRCKTFNLPKGKSEQEVCRCIKELASKNKHNLTTFLGAGFYDHYIPAAVKHILSRSEFYTAYTPYQPEASQGVLQAIFEYQTAVARLMDMDFANASLYDGGTAIYEAIMMAIRITKRKKIIICETVNPIYRQMLKCYTINLHLEMITIPHKKGSPDFENLSKNIDQNTACVIVQNPNFFGEINDFTELFQIAHKQGALGIISVYALMQSILKTPGEMGADIAVAEGQSLGLPLNFGGPYLGIMTTQKKHIRQMPGRIVGKTVDREGKTGFVLTLQAREQHIRREKATSNICSNQALCAFQALLYISLLGPEGLKRVAELSIERAHYAAKRLTEIDGITLLNNNHFANEFTLTLPIPAFELINYLAEKNYVPGFPIGRYYKNMENCLLLACTEKTSEESIGILTEMIKAYLKKHS; from the coding sequence ATGCCATATATTCCACATACCCCTAAACAAGTTGAAGAGATGCTTGCCACTATTGGAGTAAAAAGCATCGATGATCTATTTGAAGTCATTCCACAAAATTTAAGGTGTAAAACCTTTAATCTCCCAAAAGGCAAATCAGAGCAGGAAGTATGCCGTTGTATTAAAGAGTTAGCATCAAAAAATAAACACAACTTAACTACCTTTTTAGGAGCAGGTTTCTATGATCACTATATCCCTGCAGCAGTAAAGCACATTTTAAGCCGATCTGAATTTTACACAGCTTATACTCCTTATCAGCCTGAGGCATCCCAAGGAGTCCTGCAAGCTATTTTTGAATATCAAACAGCAGTAGCAAGATTAATGGATATGGATTTTGCCAATGCTTCTCTTTATGACGGCGGGACTGCTATTTATGAAGCCATTATGATGGCAATAAGAATTACTAAACGAAAAAAAATAATTATTTGTGAGACAGTAAATCCCATTTATCGACAAATGCTAAAGTGCTATACTATAAACCTCCATCTAGAAATGATTACTATCCCGCACAAAAAAGGCAGTCCTGACTTTGAAAACCTCTCCAAAAACATTGACCAGAATACTGCTTGCGTCATTGTCCAAAATCCAAATTTCTTTGGAGAAATAAATGATTTTACAGAATTATTTCAAATAGCTCACAAACAAGGGGCATTAGGCATTATCTCTGTATATGCTCTTATGCAAAGCATCCTCAAAACGCCCGGAGAAATGGGAGCAGATATTGCTGTAGCAGAAGGACAATCTTTAGGTTTACCTTTGAACTTTGGAGGTCCTTATTTAGGTATAATGACCACCCAAAAAAAACATATTCGTCAAATGCCTGGTCGAATAGTGGGAAAAACTGTAGACAGAGAAGGGAAAACAGGTTTTGTTTTAACGCTTCAAGCCAGAGAACAACATATTAGACGAGAAAAAGCCACCTCTAATATCTGTTCGAATCAAGCATTATGTGCGTTTCAGGCTCTTTTATATATCTCATTACTAGGACCAGAAGGACTGAAGCGGGTAGCTGAATTATCTATAGAAAGAGCTCATTATGCTGCAAAAAGACTTACCGAGATTGATGGAATTACTCTTTTAAATAACAATCATTTTGCTAATGAATTTACTTTAACACTTCCTATACCTGCTTTTGAACTTATTAACTATCTTGCAGAAAAAAATTATGTACCAGGTTTCCCAATAGGAAGATATTATAAAAACAT
- the gcvH gene encoding glycine cleavage system protein GcvH, giving the protein MIPENLLYAKSHEWAKIEEDTATIGITHFAQEQLGDITFIELPEIGSTLNQGDEIGSIESVKAASEIYSPVSGEVVEVNTLLEEAPEKINEDPYGEGWICKIKLSSQPEGLLTADEYAKLLEEEEH; this is encoded by the coding sequence ATGATACCAGAAAATTTACTCTATGCTAAAAGCCATGAATGGGCTAAAATAGAAGAAGACACAGCAACTATAGGTATTACTCACTTTGCACAGGAACAATTAGGAGATATTACTTTTATTGAGCTTCCAGAAATTGGTTCCACCTTAAATCAAGGAGATGAAATAGGAAGTATAGAATCAGTAAAAGCTGCAAGTGAAATTTACTCACCTGTAAGTGGCGAAGTAGTAGAAGTAAATACTCTTTTAGAAGAAGCTCCTGAAAAAATAAACGAAGATCCTTATGGAGAAGGATGGATTTGCAAAATAAAACTTTCCTCTCAACCAGAAGGACTTCTTACTGCTGATGAATATGCAAAATTGTTGGAAGAAGAAGAGCATTAA